From Microcebus murinus isolate Inina chromosome 15, M.murinus_Inina_mat1.0, whole genome shotgun sequence, the proteins below share one genomic window:
- the C15H6orf62 gene encoding uncharacterized protein C6orf62 homolog isoform X2 — MSENLSDPVSPVVRKKKSALFEVSEVIPVMTNNYEDNILKGVRDSSYSLESSIELLQKDVVQLHAPRYQSMRRDVIGCTQEMDFILWPRNDIEKIVCLLFSRWKESDEPFRPVQAKFEFHHGDYEKQFLHVLSRKDKTGIVVNNPNQSVFLFIDRQHLQTPKNKATIFKLCSICLYLPQEQLTHWAVGTIEDHLRPYMPE, encoded by the exons aagaaaaagtcGGCACTTTTTGAAGTGTCTGAGGTTATACCAGTCATGACAAATAATTATGAAGACAATATCCTGAAAGGTGTGCGAGACTCCAGCTATTCCTTGGAAAGTTCCATAGAGCTTTTACAAAAGGATGTGGTACAGCTCCATGCTCCTAGATACCAGTCTATGAGAAGG GATGTAATTGGCTGTACTCAGGAGATGGATTTCATTCTTTGGCCTCGGAATGATATTGAAAAAATTGTCTGTCTCCTGTTTTCTAGGTGGAAGGAATCTGATGAGCCCTTTAGGCCTGTTCAG gCCAAATTTGAGTTTCATCACGGTGACTATGAAAAACAGTTTCTGCACGTACTGAGCCGCAAGGACAAGACTGGAATTGTTGTCAACAATCCTAACCAGTCAGTGTTTCTCTTCATTGACAGACAGCACTTGCAG acTCCAAAAAACAAAGCTACAATCTTCAAGTTATGCAGCATCTGCCTCTACCTGCCACAGGAACAGCTCACCCACTGGGCAGTTGGCACCATAGAGGATCACCTCCGTCCTTATATGCCAGAATAG
- the C15H6orf62 gene encoding uncharacterized protein C6orf62 homolog isoform X1, translating into MGDPNSRKKQALNRLRAQLRKKKESLADQFDFKMYIAFVFKEKKKKSALFEVSEVIPVMTNNYEDNILKGVRDSSYSLESSIELLQKDVVQLHAPRYQSMRRDVIGCTQEMDFILWPRNDIEKIVCLLFSRWKESDEPFRPVQAKFEFHHGDYEKQFLHVLSRKDKTGIVVNNPNQSVFLFIDRQHLQTPKNKATIFKLCSICLYLPQEQLTHWAVGTIEDHLRPYMPE; encoded by the exons ATGGGGGACCCAAACTCCCGGAAGAAACAAGCTCTGAACAGACTACGTGCTcagcttagaaagaaaaaagaatctctagCTGACCAGTTTGACTTCAAgatgtatattgcctttgtattCAAGGAGAAG aagaaaaagtcGGCACTTTTTGAAGTGTCTGAGGTTATACCAGTCATGACAAATAATTATGAAGACAATATCCTGAAAGGTGTGCGAGACTCCAGCTATTCCTTGGAAAGTTCCATAGAGCTTTTACAAAAGGATGTGGTACAGCTCCATGCTCCTAGATACCAGTCTATGAGAAGG GATGTAATTGGCTGTACTCAGGAGATGGATTTCATTCTTTGGCCTCGGAATGATATTGAAAAAATTGTCTGTCTCCTGTTTTCTAGGTGGAAGGAATCTGATGAGCCCTTTAGGCCTGTTCAG gCCAAATTTGAGTTTCATCACGGTGACTATGAAAAACAGTTTCTGCACGTACTGAGCCGCAAGGACAAGACTGGAATTGTTGTCAACAATCCTAACCAGTCAGTGTTTCTCTTCATTGACAGACAGCACTTGCAG acTCCAAAAAACAAAGCTACAATCTTCAAGTTATGCAGCATCTGCCTCTACCTGCCACAGGAACAGCTCACCCACTGGGCAGTTGGCACCATAGAGGATCACCTCCGTCCTTATATGCCAGAATAG